From a single Falco naumanni isolate bFalNau1 chromosome 17, bFalNau1.pat, whole genome shotgun sequence genomic region:
- the LOC121098679 gene encoding transcription initiation factor TFIID subunit 4-like, whose protein sequence is MAGQYQSGCTRRRPAGGAITTGGGGGPVSRWHRHWHRHRQRPAAAFRGLGNDQGEGGPVSSRHRQRPAGAGRGRDNDGGAVPCHTGTGTGTGTSSAQRRPAGGAIPPGGRSRVTPAPAAPSGAGRGVGPVSPRQRQRPAAPAGGAVTTGGASPVSPRHQHRQRPAAPAGGALPPAPLRPAPLGAAGRSVSRRRRRTKGAAAAAAAAAGRWAAGRRHEAAAAAAAAGSMAAGGGARRGLLKRKPNFTLQEIDILMSEVLKYEQLLFGAAASTVNAYEKQKIWWRITNKINAAGRNQRDIGEVKNRWRGLRRRANDKITRHRQERQGPAARPARPGNGSGNGPGPPELGPGPAPGWGARGAAGTGPPLLSVEVVAPHGVKEEAVKEEPVEVKTEPFHSPAADGIPGRGAERRLPRTSVRPPSELCEGWSRSPPRPAPPELSLGDLGGQQEPLGSDFPSILFEQEAENLNNCGTGEPGPPGTAGLSDGAPDCAQLTPAEKRIVQSNERLVQEMQAFRREYAESRRETTSVLRVIAQALGGLSRSLAEIRDLYLREQAAPKP, encoded by the exons ATGGC GGGGCAGTACCAGAGCGGCTGCAcgcggcggcggccggcagggggcgcGATAACGACGGGGGGGGGAGGCGGTCCGGTCTCGCGCTGGCACCGGCActggcaccggcaccggcagcGCCCAGCGGCAGCCTTCAGGGGTCTCGGTAACGACCAGGGGGAAGGCGGTCCGGTCTCGTCCCGGCACCGGCAGCGCCCAGCAGGGGCCGGCAGGGGGCGCGATAACGACGGGGGGGCAGTCCCGTGTCacaccggcaccggcaccggcaccggcaccagCAGCGCCCAGCGGCGGCCGGCTGGGGGCGCGATACCGCCGGGGGGGCGGTCCCGTGTCACACCGGCACCGGCAGCGCCCAGCGGCGCCGGCAGGGGTGTTGGTCCCGTCTCGCCCCGGCAGCGGCAGCGCCCGGCGGCGCCGGCAGGGGGCGCGGTAACGACGGGGGGGGCCAGTCCCGTCTCGCCCCGGCACCAGCACCGGCAGCGCCCGGCGGCGCCGGCAGGGGGCGCGctgccgccggccccgctccgccccgctccgctcGGTGCCGCGGGGCGCTCGGTGTCGCGGAGACGGCGCAGGACAAaaggcgcggcggcggcggcggcggcggcggcggggcgatgggcggcggggcggcgccatgaggcggcggcggcggcggcggcggctgggagcatggcggcgggcggcggggcgcggcgggggctgctGAAGCGGAAGCCGAACTTCACGCTGCAGGAGATCGACATCCTGATGAGCGAGGTGCTCAAGTACGAGCAGCTGCTCTTCGGCGCCGCCGCCAGCACCGTCAACGCCTACGAGAAGCAGAAGATCTGGTGGCGCATCACCAACAAGATCAACGCCGCCGGCCGCAACCAGCGCGACATCGGCGAGGTGAAGAACCGCTGGCGGGGGCTGCGCCGCCGCGCCAACGACAAGATCACCCGGCACCGGCAGGAGCGGCAGGGACcggccgcccggcccgcccggcccggcaACGGCAGCGGCAacgggcccggcccgcccgaGCTcggccccgggcccgcccccgGCTGGGGAGCGCGGGGCGCCGCCGGCACCGGCCCGCCGCTGCTCAGCGTCGAGGTGGTGGCGCCGCACG GCGTCAAGGAGGAGGCGGTGAAGGAGGAGCCGGTGGAGGTGAAGACTGAGCCTTTCCACAGCCCGGCCGCCGACGGCATCCCCGGCCGTGGCGCTGAGCGCCGGCTGCCCCGCACCAGCGTCCGCCCGCCCAGCGAGCTGTGCGAGGGCTGgagccgcagccccccgcgccccgcgccccccgaACTCTCCCTCGGCGACTtgggtgggcagcaggagccgTTGGGCTCCGACTTCCCGAGCATCCTCTTCGAGCAAGAGGCCGAGAATCTCAATAACTGCGGTACGGGCGAACCGGGCCCCCCCGGTACGGCGGGGCTGTCGGACGGGGCACCTGACTGCGCCCAGCTCACGCCGGCCGAAAAACGCATCGTCCAGTCCAACGAGCGGCTGGTGCAGGAGATGCAAGCTTTCCGACGGGAATACGCCGAGAGCCGCCGGGAAACCACCTCCGTCCTGCGCGTCATCGCCCAGGCACTGGGCGGCCTCAGCCGCAGCCTGGCCGAAATCCGTGACCTCTACCTCCGGGAGCAGGCGGCCCCCAAACCCTGA
- the LOC121098651 gene encoding protein qua-1-like isoform X2, which yields MGRGTGPGTLGRRAGRHRDTGQDQGAPGHQAGVGPREGASGHRTPGCGWGAPGHGAGVETPGRARGHRDTGPGQGQRGWGRDGTDPDWDRGTGTRIGTRRSRDTGNQDRRDQDRCMEELGQGQGESEWGCGAGTWRGHKHGRRTGTWRNGTGMRRGGTSIRTWMTGAWEEQDQDIGDRESNRRTGTRTGRYKDLARDTGRWSQDRGKGQGTGAGDQDRARSRETRSGNGSTWARAGGWYQDNNRRGLRAGQGWGYWGGDRGLRGLGSGQGHGPVQVQGTAARGSGWEGTRIRSGIWATRNRTGTRDLDSGKRGLGRGQGLVGLGQGHGGTRTTQGLPHSGQRYGTTGTR from the exons ATGGGACGCGGGACAGGGCCAGGGACACTGGGACGTCGGGCAGGGAGGCACCGGGACACGGGGCAGGACCAGGGGGCACCAGGACACCAGGCAGGGGTTGGGCCAAGGGAGGGGGCATCGGGACACAGGACACCGGGCTgcggctggggggcaccaggacACGGGGCAGGGGTTGAGACACCGGGCAGGGCCAGGGGGCACCGGGACacggggccggggcagggacagcgaggctggggcagggatgggacGGACCCGGACTGGGACAGGGGCACTGGGACCAGAATAGGCACAAGGAGGAGCAGGGACACGGGGAACCAGGACAGGA GGGACCAGGACAGGTGCATGGAGGaactggggcagggacagggagaatCAGAATGGGGATGTGGGGCAGGGACATGGAGGGGACATAAACACGGGAGAAGGACAGGGACATGGAGAAATGGGACAGGGATGAGGCGGGGGGGGACCAGCATAAGGACATGGATGACAGGGGCATGGGAAGAACAGGACCAGGACATAGGAGACAGGGAGAGCAACAGGCGCACTGGGACCAGGACAGGACGATACAAGGATCTGGCCAGGGACACTGGGCGCTGGAGCCAGGACAGGGGCAAGGGACAGGGCACCGGAGCAGGGGACCAGGACAGGGCCAGGAGCAGAGAGACCAGGTCAGGGAATGGGAGCAcctgggccagggcagggggctggtaCCAGGACAACAACAGGAGGGGACTGAGAgcaggacagggatgggggtACTGGGGCGGGGACAGAGGCCTGAGGGGACTGGGATCAGGACAGGGACATGGACCAGTGCAGGTTCAAGGGACAGCAGCGCGGGGATCGGGATGGGAGGGTACCAGGATCAGGTCAGGGATATGGGCGACCAGGAATAGGACAGGGACAAGGGACCTGGACAGCGGTAAGAGGGGCCTGGGAAGAGGGCAAGGACTGGTGGGACTGGGGCAGGGACATGGGGGTACCAGGACCACACAGGGGCTACCACATTCAGGACAGAGATATGGGACTACTGGGACCAGGTGA
- the LOC121098651 gene encoding protein qua-1-like isoform X1 has product MGRGTGPGTLGRRAGRHRDTGQDQGAPGHQAGVGPREGASGHRTPGCGWGAPGHGAGVETPGRARGHRDTGPGQGQRGWGRDGTDPDWDRGTGTRIGTRRSRDTGNQDRRDQDRCMEELGQGQGESEWGCGAGTWRGHKHGRRTGTWRNGTGMRRGGTSIRTWMTGAWEEQDQDIGDRESNRRTGTRTGRYKDLARDTGRWSQDRGKGQGTGAGDQDRARSRETRSGNGSTWARAGGWYQDNNRRGLRAGQGWGYWGGDRGLRGLGSGQGHGPVQVQGTAARGSGWEGTRIRSGIWATRNRTGTRDLDSGKRGLGRGQGLVGLGQGHGGTRTTQGLPHSGQRYGTTGTR; this is encoded by the exons ATGGGACGCGGGACAGGGCCAGGGACACTGGGACGTCGGGCAGGGAGGCACCGGGACACGGGGCAGGACCAGGGGGCACCAGGACACCAGGCAGGGGTTGGGCCAAGGGAGGGGGCATCGGGACACAGGACACCGGGCTgcggctggggggcaccaggacACGGGGCAGGGGTTGAGACACCGGGCAGGGCCAGGGGGCACCGGGACacggggccggggcagggacagcgaggctggggcagggatgggacGGACCCGGACTGGGACAGGGGCACTGGGACCAGAATAGGCACAAGGAGGAGCAGGGACACGGGGAACCAGGACAGGAGGGACC AGGACAGGTGCATGGAGGaactggggcagggacagggagaatCAGAATGGGGATGTGGGGCAGGGACATGGAGGGGACATAAACACGGGAGAAGGACAGGGACATGGAGAAATGGGACAGGGATGAGGCGGGGGGGGACCAGCATAAGGACATGGATGACAGGGGCATGGGAAGAACAGGACCAGGACATAGGAGACAGGGAGAGCAACAGGCGCACTGGGACCAGGACAGGACGATACAAGGATCTGGCCAGGGACACTGGGCGCTGGAGCCAGGACAGGGGCAAGGGACAGGGCACCGGAGCAGGGGACCAGGACAGGGCCAGGAGCAGAGAGACCAGGTCAGGGAATGGGAGCAcctgggccagggcagggggctggtaCCAGGACAACAACAGGAGGGGACTGAGAgcaggacagggatgggggtACTGGGGCGGGGACAGAGGCCTGAGGGGACTGGGATCAGGACAGGGACATGGACCAGTGCAGGTTCAAGGGACAGCAGCGCGGGGATCGGGATGGGAGGGTACCAGGATCAGGTCAGGGATATGGGCGACCAGGAATAGGACAGGGACAAGGGACCTGGACAGCGGTAAGAGGGGCCTGGGAAGAGGGCAAGGACTGGTGGGACTGGGGCAGGGACATGGGGGTACCAGGACCACACAGGGGCTACCACATTCAGGACAGAGATATGGGACTACTGGGACCAGGTGA